The region cccccgcgaccctcgtgaggaaaaagcggtagaaaatgaatgaatgaatgaatataatctaataattacaacacttttattgcaaatgttgatacaaAATTGGAGAAGGATGTCAAGGAGGGTTTGAGCTGTGGACAGATCAATTGTGTCccagaaaatattcattcattttctaccgcttatcctcacgagggtcgcggggtgtgctggagcctatcccagctgtctttgggcgagaggcggggtacacaatggactggttgccagccaatcacagggcacatatagacaaacaaccattcacactcacattcatacctatggacaatttggagtcgccaattaacctagcatgtttttggaatgtgggaggaaaccggagtacctggagaaaactcacggggagaacatgcaaactccacacagagaagcctgagggtggaattgaactcggttctcctagctgcgaggcctgcatgctaaccactcaaccgctgtgcagcctataatcagacatattacacataaataagataacagacttaatgttttaataatgtcTTTTTTCTTGTCCTCCCTTCGCTGGCACTTAACTTGATTTTTGAATTGTGCTTTTTGTCTTAAATAGATCACCCGCAAATTCCGAGATGAGCCGAAGCCAAGGTTTGGTCTTCTCCGAGGAAGGGAGTTCTACATGAAGGACATGTACTCTTTCGATGTTAGCGAGGAAGCTGCTCATAAAACATACGAGTCTGTGTGCCACGCATACACTCAGATTTTCACTCGACTGGGCCTGCGTTGTGTTCAAGTGCAGGCCGACACTGGGAACATAGGTGGAAAACTCTCCCATGAGTTCCAGTTGCCCGCCGACATTGGCGAGGACAGGCTTCTGGTGTGTGGTAGCTGCTCCTTCTCAGCCAACGTAGAGACTATGGCGTCGGATAGAAGTGACTGCCCACAGTGCAAAAGCGGTATACTAATGGAGTCTAAAGGCATCGAGGTCGGCCACACTTTCTACCTGGGCAACAAGTACTCTCAAGTGTTCAATGCCACCTTCAGCAATGGCCAGAACAAGACAGTTGTTGCAGAAATGGGCTGCTATGGCCTCGGCGTGACACGGATTCTTGCTGCAGCCATTGAAGTGATGTCAACAGAGGAATGCATCCGCTGGCCAGGTCTTCTAGCACCTTACCAGGTTTGTGTTTTACCCCCCAAGAAGGGCAGCAAGGCTGATGAGGCGACTGCTGTGGCGGAAGATCTCCTTGACACTTTTGCAGAGACTTTGCCTCATTTGAGAGGCGAAGTTGTTCTCGATGACCGCACCCAGTTAACCATTGGGAAAAGGTTGAAGGACGCCAGTCGACTGGGTTACCCGTATGTTATTGTGGTTGGACAGGGGGCGCTAGAGGACATACCCAAATTTGAGGTTATCTGTCAACAAAGTGATGAGACGTTGTTTCTTAGTAAAGACGAACTCTTACAGCTTTTAGGAAAAGTGGAAACCATTTGATtggaaaatttatattttaatgatcGATTAATCAACTGCTTAGAAGTGTGGTGTTGTTATAGTGGTAGTAGGAATTCAATCAAGGGCTTGGTATGATTGTGTGGCGTTGGTAAGATTTAGTGTGCATCCTTTACAGTATATCAGTAGCTCCCAATTGTTGGtacctttttttaatttggaaaattaTCAAGGTCATTGAATGATTTTAGGCAAACATATTTGTATGAACATAATTATTTGTCAACAATTTAGCAATGTTGGTTACGACAATGTCAAGCACATTTATATCATgtcacaataaaataattcctTTTGTAATACATAATtgtttgaggaaaaataaagatCATAGTGCAAAAATAgccaaataaaagcaaaatctTTGAGTGCACTTATTCATATCATATGGTGTTTTGCTCCCAATACACTCAATGAATGTGTAAACAATACTTTCTACACTATCATCTACATTAGGGTCTCCCTCTAATAACATAAATTAAGTTTTTCGTCATA is a window of Doryrhamphus excisus isolate RoL2022-K1 chromosome 5, RoL_Dexc_1.0, whole genome shotgun sequence DNA encoding:
- the pars2 gene encoding probable proline--tRNA ligase, mitochondrial; the encoded protein is MEPVVHQVRHKVFQTLHRIGLLSRSHHSVCTDHSHTPALSSARQMKPTLLVSRLYQPSNLRDAGLDSRMQGDATCKSQRLMQQAGLIYPSNPGCYYYLPATVRSMEKLVRVIDQEMQQIGGQKLDMPSLCSADLWRTSERWDLMGKELFRLKDRHNVDYCLGPTHEEAVTTLVAHQTTLSYRQLPLLLYQITRKFRDEPKPRFGLLRGREFYMKDMYSFDVSEEAAHKTYESVCHAYTQIFTRLGLRCVQVQADTGNIGGKLSHEFQLPADIGEDRLLVCGSCSFSANVETMASDRSDCPQCKSGILMESKGIEVGHTFYLGNKYSQVFNATFSNGQNKTVVAEMGCYGLGVTRILAAAIEVMSTEECIRWPGLLAPYQVCVLPPKKGSKADEATAVAEDLLDTFAETLPHLRGEVVLDDRTQLTIGKRLKDASRLGYPYVIVVGQGALEDIPKFEVICQQSDETLFLSKDELLQLLGKVETI